The following proteins are encoded in a genomic region of Planctomycetaceae bacterium:
- a CDS encoding VTT domain-containing protein has product MHVLQRRILISLILVLVIVILGLLAGEYTSLQWLIERENRLRNTVERRPVAAWGIGFVAYVCLSLIPGTSGKSVIFGWLFGFWSAVLMVDCALTVAALCTFAFSRYALRSFVEARYAEVLQRWKERLRHDTAYYLLLLRLMHAPFSVVNYGAGALNLVPTSTFWWTTQLGLLPGTMVFVFAGSRLPTLAELAERGVWELLDAPLIGALIFTAVMPIVVRAISRTLHQPESTA; this is encoded by the coding sequence ATGCATGTGCTGCAGCGTCGAATCCTGATCTCACTGATTCTGGTTCTGGTGATCGTGATTCTGGGACTGCTGGCAGGAGAGTATACGTCTTTGCAGTGGCTGATCGAACGTGAGAATCGCCTGCGGAACACTGTCGAACGGCGGCCGGTCGCCGCGTGGGGCATCGGCTTTGTCGCCTATGTCTGCCTGTCACTGATTCCGGGAACGTCGGGGAAGTCGGTCATCTTCGGCTGGCTGTTTGGGTTCTGGTCGGCCGTGCTGATGGTCGATTGTGCGCTGACGGTCGCGGCGCTGTGCACGTTTGCATTCAGCCGCTACGCGCTTCGCAGCTTCGTCGAAGCCCGTTACGCCGAGGTGCTGCAGCGGTGGAAGGAACGGCTGCGGCATGACACCGCGTACTATCTGCTACTGCTGCGACTGATGCATGCTCCGTTCAGCGTGGTCAATTACGGAGCCGGCGCGCTGAACCTGGTACCGACGTCGACGTTCTGGTGGACGACTCAGCTGGGACTTCTGCCGGGAACGATGGTGTTTGTGTTCGCAGGTTCCCGCCTGCCGACTCTGGCTGAACTGGCCGAACGCGGTGTCTGGGAATTGCTGGACGCCCCGCTGATCGGAGCCCTGATCTTCACCGCGGTGATGCCCATTGTTGTTCGTGCGATCAGCCGGACACTTCATCAACCGGAATCGACGGCATGA
- a CDS encoding metallophosphoesterase, whose translation MNDQSTPDVTILQISDLHFGPPYVHEVGEALIRIAPGLNADAVIVSGDLTQRAKREQFVAAKEFLARLPDVPRMVIPGNHDVPLYRVKERIADPHGLYREIISDELNPVLEIDGAVFVGLDSTAPHSAISNGRIRRWQLDAVQQVLTAAPLDSARIVVAHHHFAPAPDYLHDSTMPKAKRAMMRFIDLDVDMILGGHLHRAYIGNSLDIYPGRHRERGIIICQCGTSTSRRGRGREREKNSFNLIEIRKASITITHFMYFDADAGFAANSRHTFRRGPSDLRSRSPEPSNEPARRSD comes from the coding sequence GTGAATGACCAGTCAACGCCGGATGTGACAATCCTGCAAATCTCGGACCTGCACTTCGGTCCGCCGTACGTACACGAAGTCGGCGAGGCGCTGATTCGCATCGCACCTGGTCTGAACGCGGACGCCGTCATCGTCAGCGGCGACCTGACTCAGCGAGCCAAACGCGAACAGTTTGTGGCCGCGAAGGAATTCCTGGCCCGGCTGCCGGACGTTCCGCGGATGGTCATTCCCGGCAACCACGATGTTCCGCTGTATCGCGTGAAGGAACGAATCGCGGACCCTCACGGATTGTACCGCGAAATCATTTCGGACGAGCTGAACCCGGTGCTGGAAATCGACGGAGCCGTGTTCGTGGGACTCGATTCCACCGCGCCGCACTCCGCCATCAGTAACGGACGAATCCGAAGATGGCAACTGGACGCCGTACAGCAGGTACTGACGGCGGCACCGCTGGATTCCGCCAGAATCGTGGTGGCTCACCATCACTTCGCTCCGGCTCCCGACTACCTGCACGATTCCACCATGCCGAAAGCGAAACGTGCGATGATGAGGTTCATCGATCTTGATGTCGACATGATTCTGGGAGGTCATCTGCATCGCGCGTACATCGGAAATTCTCTGGACATTTACCCCGGCCGCCACCGTGAACGCGGCATCATTATCTGCCAGTGCGGCACCTCCACGTCTCGCCGCGGACGCGGGCGCGAGCGCGAAAAGAACTCCTTCAATCTGATCGAAATTCGAAAAGCTTCCATCACTATCACTCACTTCATGTACTTCGACGCGGACGCCGGCTTTGCGGCAAACAGCCGCCACACGTTTCGTCGCGGACCTTCCGACCTGCGAAGTCGATCGCCGGAGCCATCGAACGAACCCGCACGCCGCAGCGACTGA
- a CDS encoding phytanoyl-CoA dioxygenase family protein: MQLRSTLTSDESRRLEEDGFLALEGIVSEKQLQAMRRRLRELLDATEQKHAGTLIVDGLLAEETFDPAWRHPRVLAAVKSVLGDSHRLLGVFSRGLRPGHGQQALHADWGGQGQPGVWYVCHAICPLVDFTSENGATRVVPGSHRNPWMMKGQRDLRGPHPAERQLIGRAGTVFILNVHCQHSAVHNGSDSDRLAIFSSFSRRDSPLLLMQPPAATNPDILTRFDADTQRLLRDD, encoded by the coding sequence ATGCAGCTCCGCTCAACGCTGACTTCCGACGAAAGCCGCCGACTGGAAGAAGACGGATTCCTGGCGCTGGAAGGTATCGTCAGCGAAAAGCAGCTACAGGCAATGCGCCGCAGGTTGCGGGAATTGCTCGACGCGACGGAACAAAAGCATGCCGGCACACTGATCGTGGACGGGTTGCTGGCAGAAGAAACGTTCGATCCCGCGTGGCGGCATCCCCGCGTGCTCGCCGCTGTGAAGTCTGTCCTGGGAGACTCGCACCGGCTGCTGGGCGTCTTTTCGCGAGGACTGCGGCCCGGACACGGTCAGCAGGCGCTGCACGCGGACTGGGGCGGTCAGGGGCAACCGGGAGTCTGGTATGTCTGCCACGCGATTTGCCCGCTGGTCGACTTCACGTCAGAAAACGGCGCCACGCGCGTTGTCCCCGGTTCTCACCGCAATCCATGGATGATGAAGGGGCAGCGAGACCTGCGCGGGCCGCATCCGGCTGAACGTCAACTGATCGGCAGGGCCGGAACCGTGTTCATTCTCAACGTTCACTGCCAGCACTCAGCAGTTCACAACGGATCAGACAGCGATCGACTGGCGATCTTCTCATCATTCTCCCGCCGCGATTCACCGCTTCTGCTGATGCAGCCGCCGGCGGCGACAAACCCGGACATCCTGACCCGTTTTGACGCCGACACACAGCGTCTGCTGCGCGACGATTAG
- a CDS encoding DUF21 domain-containing protein translates to MTQSPSVVLFAAAIIFLIGIRLSAFFSGSETGFYRLSTLQLMLQVQRGDRVARRLQMFVTHPERFVATTLVGNNVANYLTTVAIGMVVTVIVVSSSGAAEVLATVLLTPVIFIFGELIPKSLYYRAPMSLLRSGSRFFTFCFWVFLPISYPLILVSRAVSRFGDQDNRPLDIVLGRTRLSSLLAAGHHEGILTRLQNQLAENMMRIATAPVELAIMPPSQVVGVPESISRDELLALARRTKSAFVMLHPDGRPGHWTHSVRIADVIGLAQAPRLAMKQLPAFRRDTPRLEVMTELFQDFASWGVVVEGEPGNSNARVIGVISRQSLASQLFRVVQASPAEFSLVPPT, encoded by the coding sequence GTGACACAGTCTCCGTCAGTGGTGCTGTTTGCCGCCGCGATCATTTTTCTGATCGGCATCCGGCTGTCCGCATTTTTCAGCGGCTCCGAAACCGGTTTCTACCGGCTCAGCACGCTGCAACTAATGCTTCAGGTCCAGCGCGGGGATCGCGTTGCCAGACGGCTGCAGATGTTTGTGACGCACCCGGAACGCTTTGTCGCCACGACTCTGGTGGGTAACAACGTGGCCAACTATCTGACAACGGTGGCGATCGGGATGGTGGTCACGGTGATCGTTGTCAGTTCCTCCGGCGCGGCGGAAGTTCTGGCCACGGTGCTGCTGACTCCCGTGATTTTTATCTTCGGAGAACTCATTCCGAAAAGTCTCTACTATCGCGCGCCGATGTCGCTGTTGCGGTCGGGATCGCGGTTTTTTACCTTCTGTTTCTGGGTTTTCCTTCCGATCAGTTATCCGCTGATTCTGGTATCTCGCGCAGTGTCGCGATTCGGGGATCAGGACAACCGGCCGCTGGACATCGTGCTGGGCCGCACTCGGCTGTCGAGCCTGCTGGCGGCCGGTCATCACGAAGGAATTCTGACTCGGCTGCAGAACCAGTTGGCCGAAAACATGATGCGCATCGCGACGGCTCCCGTGGAACTGGCAATCATGCCGCCATCGCAGGTTGTCGGCGTTCCCGAATCGATCTCCCGCGACGAACTGCTGGCTCTTGCCCGGCGCACAAAAAGCGCGTTCGTGATGCTGCACCCCGACGGTCGTCCGGGTCACTGGACGCATTCCGTCCGGATTGCCGACGTCATCGGACTGGCACAGGCTCCGCGGCTGGCCATGAAGCAACTGCCGGCATTTCGCCGCGACACGCCTCGCCTGGAAGTCATGACGGAACTGTTTCAGGACTTCGCATCGTGGGGCGTCGTCGTTGAGGGTGAGCCGGGGAACAGCAACGCTCGCGTCATCGGCGTGATCAGCCGCCAGTCGCTGGCTTCGCAGTTGTTTCGAGTCGTGCAGGCGTCTCCCGCTGAGTTCTCGCTGGTGCCGCCGACATGA
- a CDS encoding CNNM domain-containing protein: protein MSEFADSLPIWLPGLIAMLLLIVASAFFSASETAFFFLSREQVRKFSTGPPRQRMVASLLADPDRLLSAVLFWNLLINLSYFAVGIVIIHKLTTREFSSVAAVFGVANLLGIIVVGEVMPKSVAVVYRLQVAQLASWPLAVAVAALDPVIPWLGRFARVLRRTFWPHLKQEASLHAEDLEKAVDTSAALSSEILQIEQQVLHNILDLNELYVEEVMRPRSHCVSVAADGTLAALNTSLKHVNYLMVTDPDTGVFTGAISLNGISAESGQTFQQIAEPVIYVPWCASVAYVLGELQNKFRGVAVVVHEHGEVVGTATYEDLLESMLSEAPSRTRRMLRREPIIEIGDNRFHVEGLITLRYLARRLRIALNPEDESLYTLSGLFHDELERLPEVGDRIHWHGWVLTAINVTARGQVRVLVEPASLVMAAEQEGADS, encoded by the coding sequence ATGTCCGAGTTCGCGGATTCGTTACCGATCTGGCTGCCTGGCTTGATTGCCATGCTGTTGCTGATTGTGGCTTCGGCGTTCTTTTCAGCCAGCGAAACGGCCTTCTTTTTTCTGTCGCGGGAACAGGTCAGAAAATTCAGTACCGGGCCGCCGCGACAGCGAATGGTAGCGTCGCTGCTGGCTGATCCCGACCGTCTGCTTTCGGCGGTACTTTTCTGGAACCTGCTGATCAATCTCAGCTATTTCGCGGTCGGCATCGTCATCATTCACAAGCTAACCACGCGTGAGTTCTCGTCGGTGGCGGCGGTGTTCGGTGTGGCGAATCTGCTGGGCATCATTGTTGTTGGCGAAGTGATGCCGAAAAGTGTGGCGGTTGTGTATCGGCTGCAGGTGGCTCAACTGGCAAGCTGGCCGCTGGCTGTGGCGGTGGCGGCGCTGGACCCGGTGATTCCGTGGCTGGGCCGGTTCGCCCGCGTGCTGCGGCGCACGTTCTGGCCGCATCTGAAGCAGGAAGCGTCGCTTCACGCGGAGGATCTGGAAAAGGCGGTGGACACGTCCGCGGCGCTCAGCAGCGAGATCCTGCAGATCGAACAGCAGGTGCTGCACAACATTCTGGATCTGAATGAACTCTACGTCGAAGAAGTCATGCGGCCTCGCAGCCATTGCGTCAGCGTAGCGGCGGACGGAACACTGGCCGCTCTGAACACTTCGCTGAAGCACGTCAATTATCTGATGGTGACCGATCCGGATACCGGCGTATTCACAGGAGCGATTTCGCTGAACGGCATCAGCGCTGAATCCGGGCAGACGTTTCAGCAGATTGCGGAACCGGTCATCTACGTTCCGTGGTGTGCGAGCGTCGCTTATGTGCTGGGCGAACTTCAGAACAAGTTTCGCGGAGTCGCGGTGGTTGTTCACGAACACGGCGAAGTCGTCGGAACCGCAACGTATGAAGATCTGCTGGAATCGATGCTCAGCGAAGCACCCAGCCGCACTCGCCGAATGCTGCGTCGGGAACCAATCATCGAAATCGGCGACAACCGGTTTCATGTGGAAGGACTGATAACCCTTCGCTATCTGGCTCGGCGGCTGCGGATTGCGCTGAATCCGGAGGACGAGTCGCTGTACACGCTGTCGGGGCTGTTTCACGACGAACTGGAGCGGCTGCCGGAGGTCGGCGACCGCATTCACTGGCACGGCTGGGTTCTGACGGCGATCAACGTCACGGCGCGCGGGCAGGTGCGAGTTCTGGTGGAACCCGCCAGCCTGGTGATGGCGGCGGAACAGGAAGGGGCGGACTCGTGA
- the bioD gene encoding dethiobiotin synthase: MSYLLVTGTDTDVGKTWVAALLLRQLVARGIRVAAYKPACSGADFDAAGVPIWRDVDALAGAAKFTGDPHVICPQTFLAPLAPNLAAKLEGRRVNDALLVDAFHRTAEHADVAVVEGAGGLLSPLSDESTNADLAVRLNLPLIIVAANRLGVINHTLLTIEAARHRQLQILSVVLNDVAPRLSQPDEETSRSASGSSDSPPESSSASAIEHNAAELGRLLHDVPLFECRFEATHVTPMNVAAQQVKLPYAMS, from the coding sequence ATCTCATATCTTCTTGTCACCGGCACCGACACCGATGTGGGCAAGACCTGGGTCGCGGCACTGTTGTTACGGCAGTTGGTCGCCCGCGGCATTCGTGTGGCCGCCTACAAGCCTGCCTGCAGCGGCGCTGACTTCGATGCCGCTGGCGTGCCGATTTGGCGCGATGTGGATGCTCTGGCCGGCGCAGCAAAGTTTACCGGCGATCCGCATGTGATCTGCCCGCAGACGTTTCTCGCGCCTCTGGCGCCGAATCTTGCCGCAAAGCTGGAAGGCCGGCGAGTCAATGATGCGCTGCTGGTCGATGCGTTCCACCGCACCGCCGAACACGCCGATGTGGCTGTTGTCGAAGGCGCCGGAGGACTGCTGTCGCCGCTGTCGGACGAATCCACGAACGCGGACCTTGCCGTCCGACTGAATCTGCCGCTGATCATCGTGGCGGCGAATCGCCTGGGAGTCATCAATCACACACTGCTGACGATCGAAGCCGCACGACATCGTCAACTGCAGATCCTGTCCGTCGTTCTGAACGACGTCGCGCCGCGTTTATCGCAACCCGACGAAGAAACAAGTCGGTCAGCGTCCGGTTCATCCGATTCGCCGCCGGAGTCGAGCTCAGCCTCCGCGATCGAACACAACGCCGCAGAACTTGGCCGTCTTCTGCATGACGTGCCGTTGTTCGAGTGCCGTTTCGAAGCGACTCACGTCACGCCGATGAACGTCGCCGCGCAACAGGTGAAGCTCCCGTACGCGATGTCGTGA
- a CDS encoding PQQ-dependent sugar dehydrogenase, which translates to MLPAFCRSCCFVLLAGCVAGLSPCSADEIVSPRKPWTTNKVSGSPEPPPPLKTVVRFPNLKLDQPLLIESDPAGKRLWVASQNGSVHSFLDNRDVSEPDLFVDLQAVFDQLTPHPTAKRIGAAYGLVHHPEYPKVPVCWIAYTLVGAPEGPLDDGTRVSRFNVTFDADGIPRCDVASEKVVLTFREGGHNGACLKFGPDGCLYISTGDSEVPNPPDPLRTGQDVTNLLSAILRIDVNATGEEPLYWIPADNPFVVTEQNPGAEVSGTPTSTTATLTAAAPDPQSRRRRRRQLRRREEQSAKDTTDDAADSTTAEGEDSSEAKPTTTLSGLPISYERSLPDSLRHPQEASWAEFSRTVDTFPAEQFRPEIFAYGFRNPWKMNFGPDGQLWVGDVGWEMYEMVYNVKRGGNYGWSVMEGPQQVLPNQKRGPTPILPAAVAYSHADGASVTGGFVYRGKKFPELIGKYIFGDWETRRIWASDITPSDDGQADSLTNLVDLVDLRLRIVAFGEDADRELIISNFYEGVLYELERNDAAGRPTAFPKALSETGIFADTSAQNPAPGVLPFEPNAPMWNDRATAQRWVGVPGDGVIDVLKNPVQKEDSSLRERMRFPTDSVLARTVTLSDDTGREVNLETQMLHYDGLNWYGYSYVWNPEQTDATLAPASGTELNLADYGKFAERSSWSVHSRSECLRCHNLWIGGTLAFTLPQLTRVEG; encoded by the coding sequence ATGCTGCCTGCTTTTTGTCGTTCCTGCTGTTTCGTCCTGCTGGCTGGCTGCGTTGCCGGCCTGTCGCCGTGTTCCGCGGATGAAATCGTGTCCCCGCGCAAGCCATGGACAACCAACAAGGTGTCCGGTTCGCCGGAACCGCCGCCTCCGCTGAAAACAGTCGTCAGGTTTCCGAACCTGAAGCTGGACCAGCCGCTGCTGATTGAATCCGACCCGGCCGGCAAGCGATTGTGGGTGGCCTCGCAGAACGGTTCGGTTCATTCATTCCTTGATAACCGCGACGTGTCCGAACCGGATCTGTTCGTCGATCTGCAGGCCGTCTTCGACCAGCTCACGCCACATCCAACGGCAAAACGAATCGGAGCGGCGTACGGACTGGTGCATCATCCCGAATATCCAAAGGTTCCTGTCTGCTGGATCGCCTACACGCTGGTGGGTGCTCCCGAAGGTCCGCTGGACGACGGAACTCGAGTGAGCCGCTTCAACGTGACTTTCGATGCCGACGGAATTCCTCGCTGCGACGTCGCCAGCGAAAAAGTCGTGCTGACATTTCGCGAAGGAGGCCACAACGGAGCGTGCCTGAAGTTCGGCCCGGACGGCTGCCTTTACATTTCGACCGGTGATTCCGAAGTCCCGAATCCTCCCGATCCGCTGCGGACCGGGCAGGACGTGACCAATCTGCTGTCCGCGATTCTGCGTATCGACGTGAACGCCACGGGGGAAGAACCGCTTTACTGGATTCCCGCGGACAACCCGTTTGTGGTCACCGAACAGAATCCCGGCGCTGAGGTGTCCGGCACGCCGACGTCGACAACTGCGACCTTAACCGCAGCCGCGCCGGATCCTCAGTCGCGACGTCGACGGCGTCGACAGCTTCGACGACGGGAAGAGCAGTCGGCAAAGGACACAACCGACGATGCCGCGGATTCCACAACGGCGGAAGGAGAGGATTCTTCTGAAGCAAAACCGACCACGACGCTCAGCGGCCTGCCGATCAGCTACGAGCGCAGCCTGCCCGATTCACTGCGACATCCGCAGGAAGCGTCGTGGGCCGAGTTTTCCAGGACCGTCGACACGTTTCCGGCGGAACAGTTCCGCCCGGAAATCTTCGCTTACGGATTTCGCAATCCGTGGAAGATGAACTTCGGACCGGACGGGCAGTTGTGGGTCGGCGATGTCGGCTGGGAAATGTACGAGATGGTCTACAACGTGAAGCGCGGCGGCAACTACGGCTGGAGCGTCATGGAAGGGCCGCAGCAGGTGCTGCCGAATCAGAAACGCGGGCCGACTCCCATTCTTCCCGCCGCCGTCGCGTATTCTCACGCTGACGGAGCGTCCGTGACCGGCGGCTTCGTGTATCGCGGAAAGAAGTTTCCGGAACTGATCGGCAAGTACATCTTCGGCGACTGGGAAACCCGCCGCATCTGGGCTTCGGACATCACGCCGAGCGACGATGGCCAGGCCGACAGCCTGACCAACCTTGTCGATCTGGTCGACCTGCGACTTCGCATCGTCGCCTTCGGTGAAGACGCCGATCGTGAGTTGATCATTTCGAACTTCTACGAAGGTGTGCTGTACGAATTGGAACGCAACGACGCTGCGGGTCGGCCGACCGCCTTCCCGAAGGCGCTCAGCGAAACCGGCATCTTCGCCGACACGTCCGCGCAAAATCCCGCGCCGGGTGTGCTGCCGTTTGAACCGAACGCTCCGATGTGGAACGACAGAGCGACCGCTCAGCGCTGGGTCGGTGTTCCCGGCGACGGTGTGATCGACGTACTGAAGAATCCTGTTCAGAAGGAAGATTCCAGCCTGCGGGAACGAATGCGATTTCCGACGGATTCCGTGCTCGCGCGCACGGTGACGCTGTCCGATGACACCGGTCGCGAAGTGAATCTGGAAACTCAGATGCTGCACTACGACGGCCTGAACTGGTACGGCTACAGCTACGTCTGGAACCCCGAACAAACCGACGCCACGCTGGCTCCGGCCTCCGGCACAGAACTGAACCTGGCTGACTACGGCAAATTCGCGGAACGCAGTTCGTGGTCAGTGCATTCTCGTTCGGAATGCCTGCGCTGCCACAATCTGTGGATCGGCGGAACGCTGGCATTCACGCTGCCGCAGTTGACGAGAGTCGAGGGTTGA
- the cysS gene encoding cysteine--tRNA ligase, whose translation MQIHFYNTLSNQTETFTPAEDNIVRMYSCGPTVYDFAHIGNFRSFLFADVIRRTLEFFDYDVHHVMNITDVGHMTDDASADGAGQDKMAAAAQRVKEDKKSGKVPEGAVADPDDPYQIADYYTKAFLEDAQTLGVKVAFEPENILKATDNIDTMQEMIAQLITSNHAYVGPDGVVYYSVESFPDYGKLSGNTLDQLQTGAGGRISDANQSNKRHPADFMLWKPDQTHIMKWDSPWGTGYPGWHIECSCMARKRLGRDVIDIHTGGEDLIFPHHECEIAQSRGATGADAFARFWMHARFLMVEGEKMSKSKGNFWTVRDVLEGRATGIKVHPAVLRLELIKSHYRSNMNFTKKGLQDSANIVKRLTEFRSKLEAAAGGQTADVSLEHPILKEFGEALADDLNFSKALAVVVPWAATEPDNPAEALAVLDRINAVLAVAPLASTAAASADDEGPRILSLCKALDDARATKNWPTADSIRSEIESAGYTVRTTPEGTVAEKKLA comes from the coding sequence ATGCAAATTCACTTCTACAACACGCTGTCCAATCAGACGGAAACATTCACACCTGCCGAAGACAACATCGTCCGCATGTATAGCTGCGGGCCGACGGTTTACGACTTCGCTCACATCGGAAACTTCCGGTCGTTTCTGTTCGCCGACGTCATTCGCCGCACGCTGGAATTTTTCGACTACGACGTTCATCACGTCATGAACATCACCGACGTGGGCCACATGACCGATGACGCCAGCGCCGACGGCGCCGGTCAGGACAAGATGGCCGCGGCGGCTCAGCGAGTCAAAGAAGACAAGAAGTCCGGCAAGGTTCCGGAAGGAGCGGTGGCCGACCCGGACGATCCGTACCAGATCGCGGATTACTACACGAAGGCGTTTCTGGAAGACGCTCAGACGCTGGGCGTCAAGGTCGCCTTCGAACCGGAAAACATCCTGAAGGCGACCGACAACATCGACACGATGCAGGAGATGATCGCGCAGCTCATCACGAGCAACCACGCGTACGTCGGCCCGGACGGAGTCGTTTATTACAGCGTCGAAAGTTTTCCGGACTACGGAAAACTCAGCGGCAATACTCTGGATCAGTTGCAGACGGGAGCCGGCGGACGAATCTCAGACGCCAACCAGTCCAACAAGCGTCATCCTGCGGACTTCATGCTTTGGAAGCCGGACCAGACGCACATCATGAAATGGGACTCGCCGTGGGGAACCGGCTACCCCGGCTGGCACATCGAATGTTCCTGCATGGCTCGCAAACGTCTGGGCCGCGACGTCATCGATATTCACACCGGCGGCGAGGACCTGATCTTTCCGCACCACGAATGCGAAATCGCTCAGTCGCGCGGAGCCACCGGAGCCGATGCATTCGCTCGTTTCTGGATGCACGCTCGCTTTCTGATGGTGGAAGGCGAAAAGATGTCAAAAAGCAAAGGCAACTTCTGGACCGTGCGCGACGTGCTGGAGGGCCGGGCCACCGGCATCAAAGTTCATCCGGCCGTGCTGCGGCTGGAACTGATCAAGTCGCACTACCGTTCGAACATGAACTTCACGAAGAAGGGTCTGCAGGATTCCGCCAACATCGTGAAACGGCTGACGGAATTCCGTTCGAAACTGGAAGCCGCCGCTGGTGGGCAGACCGCCGACGTGAGTCTCGAACATCCGATTCTGAAAGAGTTCGGGGAAGCTCTGGCCGACGACCTGAACTTTTCGAAGGCACTGGCTGTCGTTGTTCCGTGGGCCGCGACGGAACCGGACAATCCCGCGGAAGCTCTGGCGGTGCTGGACCGGATCAACGCTGTGCTGGCGGTGGCGCCGCTGGCGTCAACAGCCGCTGCGAGCGCTGACGACGAGGGTCCCCGGATTTTGTCGCTGTGCAAGGCGCTCGACGACGCTCGAGCGACAAAGAACTGGCCAACGGCTGATAGCATCCGCAGCGAAATCGAATCCGCCGGCTACACCGTGCGAACGACTCCGGAAGGCACAGTCGCGGAGAAGAAGCTGGCGTAG
- a CDS encoding DUF1569 domain-containing protein, whose product MSVQTTSSKQPVNTKQVTGRRTVHYATYNDLLVDAERLAGMQTKTLGNWSFGQIMKHMADSICVMIDGNSTFTMPAPVQFVMRLLMKKKMLTQTLSPGFRLPKKAANMIPGPTSTEVGLSELRAAVNRANTEPNRAPHPGFGTMGPGEWDEFQLRHCEMHMSFVVPAE is encoded by the coding sequence ATGTCAGTACAGACGACTTCGTCCAAACAACCGGTGAACACGAAGCAGGTGACCGGTCGCCGAACGGTTCACTACGCCACCTACAACGACCTGCTGGTCGACGCGGAACGGCTGGCCGGCATGCAGACAAAGACGCTGGGCAATTGGTCGTTCGGGCAGATCATGAAACACATGGCCGATTCGATCTGTGTCATGATCGACGGCAACTCCACCTTCACGATGCCTGCTCCCGTGCAATTCGTCATGCGGCTGCTGATGAAGAAGAAGATGCTGACGCAGACCCTGTCGCCTGGGTTCAGGCTGCCGAAGAAGGCAGCCAACATGATTCCCGGCCCGACGTCGACCGAAGTCGGACTCAGCGAACTGCGAGCGGCCGTGAACCGCGCAAATACGGAACCCAACCGCGCACCTCATCCCGGTTTCGGAACAATGGGCCCCGGCGAATGGGACGAATTCCAGCTTCGCCACTGCGAAATGCACATGAGTTTCGTGGTGCCGGCTGAGTAG
- a CDS encoding SRPBCC domain-containing protein, with the protein MTDISDLTLDLSQSVIISAAIGDVWKNLLQRLSADSATSDGQPMPLVLEEWPGGRWFRDLGSGQGHLWAFVQVIKPPTILELQGPMFMSYAVAGHIQFKLIQQTDGVELALRHRAMGMIEDEHRKGVVPGWQAILEHVKSRSET; encoded by the coding sequence ATGACCGACATATCCGATTTGACACTCGACCTGTCGCAGAGCGTCATCATCAGCGCCGCCATTGGCGACGTGTGGAAGAATCTGCTTCAGCGATTAAGTGCCGACAGTGCAACTTCGGACGGGCAGCCCATGCCGCTGGTTCTGGAAGAATGGCCGGGAGGCCGCTGGTTTCGGGATCTCGGCAGCGGTCAGGGGCATTTGTGGGCGTTCGTGCAGGTCATCAAGCCGCCGACAATTCTGGAACTGCAGGGCCCGATGTTCATGTCCTACGCAGTGGCCGGCCATATCCAGTTCAAGCTCATTCAGCAGACGGACGGCGTCGAACTTGCCCTGCGACATCGCGCGATGGGCATGATTGAAGATGAACATCGAAAGGGTGTTGTGCCCGGCTGGCAGGCGATTCTGGAACACGTGAAGAGCCGCAGCGAGACGTGA
- a CDS encoding metalloregulator ArsR/SmtB family transcription factor translates to MPDELDPIFKALSDPTRREILDLLRERTRTTTEIVEKFPHLSRFAVMKHMEVLRSANLLLTRAEGRQRIHSLNAAPIRQIAERWISRFDAFWANTLLRVQEDAEQTDNESS, encoded by the coding sequence ATGCCGGACGAACTTGACCCGATCTTCAAAGCTCTCAGCGACCCGACGCGGCGCGAGATCCTCGACCTGTTGCGCGAGAGAACTCGCACGACCACCGAGATCGTCGAAAAGTTCCCGCACCTGTCTCGTTTTGCGGTGATGAAGCACATGGAAGTGCTGCGATCGGCAAACCTGCTGCTGACGCGCGCGGAAGGTCGTCAGCGCATCCATTCACTGAACGCCGCTCCGATCCGTCAAATCGCCGAACGCTGGATCAGCCGTTTCGACGCCTTCTGGGCCAACACCCTGCTGCGCGTGCAGGAGGATGCGGAACAGACCGATAACGAGTCGTCCTGA